A genome region from Coprococcus phoceensis includes the following:
- the holB gene encoding DNA polymerase III subunit delta' encodes MSGFKDVVGHKDIIQYIQNAVEQDKVSHAYILNGAKGSGKKMLAKLFAMTLQCENSQSEPCGECRSCRQADSGNQPDIITIQHEKPGSISVDDIREQLNGDIMIKPYSNRYKIYIIPEADLLTVQAQNALLKTIEEPPEYAIIFLLTENADSLLPTIRSRCVMLKLRNIKDTLIKKYLMEQLHIPDYQADICAAFAQGNMGRAIMLATSEHFNEIKEEAVQLLKYIDEMELNEIVSAIKEINKYKLEVTDYLDLLTVWYRDVLLYKATKEAGKVVFGDQLTYIKEKASKSSYEGIEIILDSIEKAKTRLKANVNFDLVMELLLLTIKEN; translated from the coding sequence ATGAGCGGATTTAAAGATGTTGTAGGACACAAAGACATAATTCAATATATACAAAATGCCGTAGAGCAGGATAAAGTATCTCATGCATATATCTTAAATGGCGCAAAAGGCTCTGGAAAAAAGATGCTTGCAAAATTATTTGCAATGACTCTGCAATGTGAGAACAGCCAGTCAGAACCTTGTGGTGAGTGTCGTTCCTGCAGGCAGGCAGATAGCGGGAATCAGCCGGATATCATTACGATACAGCATGAAAAGCCGGGGTCAATCAGTGTAGATGATATACGAGAGCAGCTCAATGGTGACATTATGATCAAGCCATACAGCAACCGCTATAAGATATACATTATTCCGGAAGCGGATCTGTTGACTGTGCAGGCGCAGAATGCACTGCTAAAAACGATTGAAGAGCCACCGGAATATGCCATTATTTTTCTGCTGACAGAGAATGCAGACAGTTTGCTGCCGACAATTCGTTCAAGATGTGTCATGTTGAAATTGAGGAATATTAAGGATACTTTGATTAAAAAGTATTTGATGGAGCAACTGCATATTCCGGATTATCAGGCAGATATCTGTGCCGCATTTGCACAGGGAAACATGGGGCGTGCCATTATGCTGGCAACGTCAGAACACTTTAATGAGATTAAAGAAGAAGCAGTTCAGTTGTTAAAATATATTGATGAGATGGAACTGAACGAGATTGTCAGTGCGATAAAAGAGATTAATAAATATAAATTAGAAGTGACAGATTATCTGGATCTGCTTACTGTCTGGTACCGGGATGTTCTGCTTTATAAGGCAACAAAAGAAGCAGGAAAAGTTGTATTTGGTGACCAATTGACTTACATCAAGGAGAAGGCAAGCAAAAGTTCTTATGAGGGAATTGAGATTATTCTGGACAGTATCGAAAAGGCGAAAACACGCCTGAAAGCGAATGTAAACTTTGATCTGGTAATGGAATTATTGTTGCTTACGATAAAGGAGAACTAG
- a CDS encoding PSP1 domain-containing protein, whose product MTRVIGVRFRPAGKIYYFAPGKFHIRQGDKVIVETARGIEFGTVVTGPKEVKDEEVMQPLKSVIRIATEEDKRAEEKNREKEKEAFEICLEKIRKHNLDMKLINAEYTFDNNKVLFYFTADGRIDFRELVKDLAAVFRTRIELRQIGVRDETKIRGGIGICGRPLCCHTYLSEFAPVSIKMAKEQNLSLNPTKISGVCGRLMCCLTNEEETYEELNSRLPAIGDTVTTNEGLKGEVQSVSVLRQLVKVVVTLENDEKEIREYKVDELKFRPRKRKNDVRLSKEEMKELAALEKNEGASKLDDN is encoded by the coding sequence ATGACAAGAGTAATCGGAGTAAGATTTCGTCCGGCAGGAAAGATTTATTATTTTGCACCAGGTAAATTTCACATCAGACAGGGTGATAAAGTAATTGTGGAGACAGCAAGAGGCATAGAGTTTGGAACTGTTGTGACAGGACCGAAAGAAGTGAAGGACGAAGAGGTCATGCAGCCGCTAAAATCGGTAATTCGAATTGCCACAGAGGAAGACAAAAGAGCGGAAGAAAAGAACCGAGAGAAAGAAAAAGAGGCATTTGAAATTTGTCTGGAAAAAATAAGAAAACACAATCTGGATATGAAGCTGATCAATGCCGAATATACATTTGACAATAATAAAGTGCTGTTTTATTTTACTGCAGACGGAAGAATTGATTTTCGTGAGCTTGTAAAAGATTTGGCAGCAGTATTTCGTACAAGAATTGAGCTGCGTCAGATTGGTGTGCGTGATGAGACAAAGATTCGGGGCGGAATCGGAATTTGCGGACGTCCGCTTTGTTGTCACACATATTTATCAGAGTTTGCACCGGTATCAATCAAGATGGCAAAAGAACAGAACCTTTCTTTGAATCCGACGAAAATTTCCGGTGTGTGTGGAAGGCTGATGTGTTGTCTGACCAATGAGGAAGAGACGTATGAAGAATTGAACAGCCGTCTTCCGGCAATCGGGGACACAGTTACAACGAATGAGGGCTTGAAAGGAGAAGTACAGAGTGTCAGTGTGCTTCGCCAGCTTGTAAAAGTAGTTGTGACGTTAGAAAATGATGAGAAAGAGATTCGCGAGTACAAAGTGGATGAGCTGAAATTCAGACCGCGAAAGAGAAAAAATGATGTGAGACTTTCCAAAGAAGAGATGAAGGAACTTGCAGCATTGGAGAAGAATGAAGGAGCGTCAAAATTAGATGATAACTAA
- a CDS encoding ABC transporter ATP-binding protein → MASLSLKHINKVYPNGFEAVKDFNLEIEDKEFIIFVGPSGCGKSTTLRMIAGLEDISSGELRIGDKLVNDVEPKDRDIAMVFQNYALYPHMTVYDNMAFGLKLRKVPKDEIDKMVREAAKILDLEALLDRKPKALSGGQRQRVAMGRAIVRNPKVFLMDEPLSNLDAKLRGQMRIEISKLHQRLGTTIIYVTHDQTEAMTLGTRIVVMSGGIVQQVDTPQVLYDTPCNLFVAGFIGSPQMNFVDAVCKVKGDKVYLQAGPSAIELPPAKAKKLIEGGYDGKTVVLGIRPEDVHDEQMFIEASPNTVIEATIRVYEMLGAEVYLYFDYEGTSMTARVNPRTTARTGDTVKFALDAEKIHVFDKETEKTITN, encoded by the coding sequence ATGGCAAGTTTATCATTGAAACATATTAATAAAGTTTATCCAAATGGATTTGAAGCAGTAAAAGATTTCAACCTTGAAATTGAAGATAAAGAATTTATCATCTTTGTAGGACCATCAGGATGTGGTAAATCTACAACACTTCGTATGATTGCAGGATTGGAAGATATTTCTTCTGGAGAATTAAGAATTGGAGATAAGTTAGTAAATGACGTAGAGCCAAAAGACAGAGATATTGCGATGGTATTCCAGAACTATGCGTTATACCCACATATGACAGTATATGACAACATGGCATTTGGTTTGAAATTAAGAAAAGTGCCAAAAGATGAGATTGACAAGATGGTTCGTGAAGCAGCTAAGATTCTTGACTTGGAAGCATTATTAGATCGTAAACCAAAAGCATTATCAGGTGGACAAAGACAGCGTGTTGCTATGGGACGTGCTATCGTTCGTAATCCAAAAGTATTTCTTATGGATGAGCCTTTATCAAACCTGGATGCAAAATTAAGAGGACAGATGCGTATCGAGATTTCTAAATTACACCAGAGATTAGGTACAACGATCATCTACGTTACACATGACCAGACAGAGGCTATGACACTTGGAACAAGAATCGTAGTTATGAGTGGCGGTATTGTTCAACAGGTAGATACACCACAGGTATTATACGATACACCATGTAACTTATTCGTAGCAGGATTCATTGGATCACCACAGATGAACTTCGTAGATGCAGTATGTAAGGTAAAAGGAGATAAAGTTTATCTTCAAGCAGGACCTTCTGCAATTGAACTTCCACCAGCAAAAGCGAAAAAACTCATTGAAGGAGGATATGATGGAAAGACAGTTGTACTTGGTATTCGTCCGGAAGATGTACATGATGAGCAGATGTTTATTGAAGCTTCACCAAATACAGTAATCGAAGCTACAATCCGTGTATACGAGATGCTTGGTGCTGAAGTTTACTTATACTTCGATTACGAAGGAACAAGTATGACAGCAAGAGTAAACCCAAGAACAACAGCAAGAACAGGCGATACAGTGAAATTTGCATTAGATGCAGAAAAAATTCACGTATTCGATAAAGAAACAGAAAAAACAATCACAAACTAG
- a CDS encoding aminotransferase class I/II-fold pyridoxal phosphate-dependent enzyme — translation MKTIYNYLNEYSESDFYGMHMPGHKRNEKMMENDLPYKIDITEIDGFDDLHHADGIIREAQERAARLYGADETHFLVNGSTVGILSAIMGVTDKGDQILVARNCHKSVYHAIYLNELEPVYVYPEYDEKTGLNGEVKADEIALLLEKNPNIKAVMIVSPTYDGVVSDVKKIAEVAHAHEIPLIVDEAHGAHFGFDPYFPKNANENGADIVIHSVHKTLPSLTQTALLHINGTFVNREKVRMYLHMLQSSSPSYVLMASIDECMELIEKKGEDIFSAYVDNLQKMREELGKLSCLRLVETSHYDCSKFVISVRNTNISSRDLEKILRRKYHLQMEMTSGDYVLGMTAVGDTKEGLERFTQALLEIDCSLSAMNKQRVWRELPRTRLCAKSSDVLHKKCGKLCGWKESIGKISMEYAYLYPPGIPIIVPGEQITEDVIAYLEMYEQLGFSIEGLEVDKQIKVWINE, via the coding sequence ATGAAGACAATTTACAATTATCTGAACGAATATAGTGAGAGTGATTTCTATGGAATGCATATGCCGGGGCACAAAAGAAATGAAAAAATGATGGAGAATGATCTGCCTTATAAAATTGATATTACCGAAATAGATGGGTTTGATGATCTCCACCACGCAGACGGGATCATTCGGGAGGCGCAGGAACGTGCAGCGAGATTATATGGTGCAGATGAGACACATTTTCTTGTAAATGGAAGTACGGTTGGAATTCTGAGTGCGATTATGGGAGTGACTGACAAAGGAGACCAGATTCTTGTAGCCCGTAATTGCCACAAATCTGTGTATCATGCCATTTATTTAAATGAGCTGGAACCGGTGTATGTCTATCCGGAATACGATGAGAAAACAGGATTAAACGGGGAAGTAAAAGCAGATGAGATTGCGTTGTTATTGGAAAAAAATCCAAATATCAAGGCAGTTATGATTGTATCACCGACATATGACGGTGTGGTATCTGATGTGAAAAAGATTGCAGAAGTGGCACATGCACATGAGATTCCGTTGATTGTGGATGAGGCACATGGAGCACATTTTGGATTTGATCCGTATTTTCCGAAAAATGCGAATGAAAATGGTGCAGACATTGTCATACATAGTGTGCACAAGACACTTCCATCGCTCACACAGACCGCATTGCTTCATATCAATGGAACGTTTGTAAATAGAGAAAAAGTGAGGATGTATCTACACATGTTACAATCCAGCAGTCCGTCGTATGTATTGATGGCAAGCATAGATGAATGTATGGAATTGATTGAAAAAAAAGGTGAGGATATCTTTTCGGCTTATGTGGATAACTTGCAAAAAATGCGGGAAGAGTTGGGAAAACTTTCTTGTTTGAGGCTTGTCGAGACTTCACATTATGACTGCTCTAAATTTGTGATTTCAGTGAGAAATACAAATATTTCAAGCAGAGACCTTGAAAAAATATTGCGTAGGAAGTATCATTTGCAGATGGAGATGACCTCGGGAGACTATGTGCTTGGAATGACGGCAGTAGGAGACACGAAAGAAGGATTGGAAAGATTTACACAGGCATTGTTAGAAATTGATTGCTCCTTGTCTGCCATGAACAAACAACGAGTGTGGAGAGAACTTCCGAGAACGAGACTTTGTGCAAAAAGTTCTGACGTACTGCATAAAAAGTGCGGAAAACTTTGTGGATGGAAAGAGAGTATCGGAAAAATTTCGATGGAATATGCGTATTTGTATCCACCCGGAATCCCGATTATTGTGCCGGGAGAGCAGATTACGGAGGATGTGATTGCATATTTGGAAATGTATGAGCAGTTAGGATTTTCGATTGAAGGTCTGGAAGTGGATAAACAGATAAAGGTGTGGATAAATGAGTAA
- the rsmI gene encoding 16S rRNA (cytidine(1402)-2'-O)-methyltransferase has protein sequence MSGKLYLCATPIGNLEDMTYRVVRTLGEVDLIAAEDTRNSIKLLNHFGIKTPMTSYHEYNKIEKGKKLIEKLKDGMQIALVTDAGTPGVSDPGEELVKMCYEEGIEVTSLPGAAACITALTLSGLSTRRFAFEAFLPTDKKEKQSVLNELVNETRTMILYEAPHRLVRTLRELLERLGNRRITVCRELTKKHETAFATTIEEALAYYEANEPKGECVLVIEGKSREELRQEEVAKWEEMSIEEHMDFYLDQGMDKKEAMKKVAKDRGIGKRDVYQMLIS, from the coding sequence ATGTCAGGAAAGCTGTATTTGTGTGCGACACCGATTGGAAATCTCGAAGATATGACATATCGTGTTGTGCGTACATTGGGTGAGGTGGATTTGATCGCAGCGGAGGATACGAGAAATAGCATAAAGCTTTTGAATCATTTTGGAATTAAGACTCCGATGACAAGTTATCACGAATATAATAAGATAGAAAAAGGTAAAAAGCTCATTGAGAAGCTGAAAGATGGGATGCAGATTGCACTTGTGACGGATGCAGGAACACCGGGGGTATCAGATCCGGGGGAAGAGCTTGTGAAGATGTGCTATGAGGAAGGGATTGAAGTCACATCTCTGCCTGGAGCAGCAGCATGTATTACGGCATTGACGTTGTCGGGACTTTCGACAAGAAGATTTGCGTTTGAGGCATTTCTGCCGACAGATAAAAAAGAAAAGCAGTCTGTATTGAACGAACTTGTAAATGAGACACGGACAATGATTTTGTATGAGGCGCCGCATAGACTTGTTCGTACACTGCGGGAACTGTTGGAGAGACTTGGAAACCGAAGAATTACGGTGTGCCGGGAATTGACCAAAAAGCACGAGACTGCATTTGCAACAACAATTGAGGAAGCACTTGCATATTATGAGGCAAATGAGCCAAAGGGTGAGTGTGTGCTTGTCATTGAAGGAAAAAGCCGCGAGGAACTTCGTCAGGAAGAAGTTGCAAAGTGGGAAGAGATGAGTATAGAGGAGCATATGGACTTCTATTTGGATCAAGGTATGGATAAGAAAGAGGCAATGAAAAAAGTGGCAAAAGATCGGGGAATCGGGAAACGGGATGTGTATCAGATGCTTATTTCGTAA
- a CDS encoding tRNA1(Val) (adenine(37)-N6)-methyltransferase codes for MITNLKSDERLDDLQINGYEIIQHPGKFCFGMDAVLLANFARVKQKECALDLGTGTGIIPILLTAKTEGMHFTGLEIQEESADMARRSVAHNHLEEKVDIVTGDIKEAAELFGPASFDVITTNPPYMIGHHGIENPSDAKAIARHEVLCDLNDILRESARILKPRGRFYMVHRPFRLAEILSKMIQVGIEPKRMRMVHPFVHKEPNMVLIEGMRGANSRMRVEPPLIVYKEQGVYSEELLSEYAMK; via the coding sequence ATGATAACTAATCTGAAATCAGACGAACGTCTGGATGACTTACAGATTAACGGGTATGAGATCATACAGCATCCGGGGAAATTCTGTTTTGGAATGGATGCCGTATTACTTGCCAATTTTGCCCGTGTAAAACAGAAAGAATGTGCGCTGGATCTTGGAACAGGAACAGGGATCATTCCCATTTTACTTACGGCAAAGACCGAAGGGATGCATTTTACCGGACTGGAGATACAGGAAGAAAGTGCTGACATGGCAAGAAGAAGCGTAGCCCATAATCATTTGGAAGAGAAAGTTGACATTGTGACGGGAGATATCAAAGAGGCAGCCGAATTATTCGGACCAGCCTCTTTTGACGTCATAACAACAAATCCGCCATATATGATTGGACATCACGGTATTGAGAATCCGTCGGATGCAAAGGCAATTGCAAGGCATGAGGTGCTTTGTGATTTGAATGATATTTTGCGGGAAAGCGCAAGAATTTTAAAGCCGAGAGGTCGATTTTATATGGTGCACAGACCGTTTCGATTGGCGGAAATCCTGTCAAAGATGATACAGGTAGGAATTGAGCCAAAACGTATGAGAATGGTACATCCATTTGTACATAAGGAACCGAATATGGTGCTGATTGAAGGAATGCGTGGGGCGAATTCACGTATGCGCGTGGAGCCGCCATTGATTGTCTATAAAGAGCAGGGCGTATATTCAGAAGAATTGCTTTCGGAGTATGCGATGAAATAA
- a CDS encoding MATE family efflux transporter, which translates to MEKKVIQKNLIRDCLPTVFSLMLSGLYSVMDGLFVGRAAGDTGLAAVNLAWPLVAVITATGIGIGSGGSVLFSNLAGKDEKQESEKTYHLTVCLLVGVGILLSVILFLTYPILLQLLGARGEVLMQAEAYVQIIILGCVFQIIGSGMIPLLRNRGMAVSAMVSMVTGMFVNLALNYVFIFKVGLGIRGAALGTIAAQISVIFICIYLIYIKGKTKVQLVWNWKRSVKIFQIGVSAFGLSLAPSIVLIFTNLQCLKYGGDAAVACYAVISYIVFPVQSMLVGVGDGSQPLMSFYCGAGKREELAYIKRVASASVIVLGVVMLAVVVSVSDFFPAIFGMSKQSEQFFHVGMRISAVSFLFTGLAKFHISYLNATLKVKPAMALIYGETLIVAPIFLFLLPAVFGIIGIWWSLAATQVMMLLLYQIVKELKITVDRTKKVDYSIL; encoded by the coding sequence ATGGAAAAGAAAGTAATTCAGAAAAATCTTATCAGGGATTGTCTCCCGACGGTGTTTTCACTGATGCTGTCAGGACTTTATTCCGTAATGGACGGATTATTTGTAGGACGGGCAGCGGGAGATACCGGACTTGCAGCAGTTAACCTTGCATGGCCGCTTGTTGCAGTGATTACTGCAACAGGGATAGGGATTGGAAGTGGCGGCAGTGTTTTGTTTTCGAATTTAGCTGGAAAAGATGAGAAACAAGAAAGTGAAAAAACGTATCATCTGACGGTGTGTCTGCTTGTGGGAGTCGGAATTTTATTAAGTGTAATATTGTTTTTGACGTATCCGATCTTATTACAGCTTCTTGGTGCAAGAGGAGAGGTACTGATGCAGGCTGAGGCCTATGTGCAGATTATTATTTTAGGATGTGTTTTTCAGATCATCGGTTCAGGAATGATACCGTTGCTTCGAAACAGAGGGATGGCAGTCAGCGCTATGGTGAGTATGGTCACAGGGATGTTCGTAAATCTTGCATTGAATTATGTATTCATTTTTAAAGTGGGACTGGGAATTCGGGGAGCTGCTCTTGGCACGATTGCAGCGCAGATATCCGTGATTTTTATTTGCATTTACTTAATTTATATCAAAGGAAAAACAAAGGTACAGTTGGTTTGGAACTGGAAAAGAAGTGTGAAAATTTTTCAGATTGGGGTGTCTGCATTTGGACTGTCTCTGGCACCGTCGATTGTGCTGATTTTTACAAATCTGCAGTGCCTGAAATACGGTGGTGATGCAGCGGTTGCGTGTTATGCAGTGATTTCTTATATTGTATTTCCGGTGCAGTCGATGCTGGTAGGTGTGGGAGATGGTTCTCAGCCGCTTATGAGCTTTTACTGTGGCGCAGGAAAACGAGAGGAACTTGCGTATATTAAAAGAGTAGCGTCAGCAAGTGTCATTGTTTTAGGAGTAGTTATGCTTGCAGTTGTCGTGTCAGTATCGGATTTCTTTCCGGCTATTTTTGGAATGTCAAAGCAGTCAGAGCAGTTTTTTCATGTGGGAATGAGAATTAGTGCGGTGTCGTTTTTGTTTACCGGACTTGCAAAATTTCATATATCTTATTTAAATGCAACATTGAAAGTAAAGCCGGCTATGGCGTTGATCTATGGGGAGACATTGATTGTGGCACCGATATTTCTATTTTTATTGCCGGCTGTGTTCGGGATTATCGGAATTTGGTGGTCGCTTGCGGCGACGCAGGTTATGATGCTTTTGTTGTATCAAATTGTAAAAGAATTAAAAATTACAGTTGACAGAACCAAAAAAGTTGACTATAGTATTTTATAG
- a CDS encoding cation-translocating P-type ATPase — MKNYYQLSQNEVRREVNGKEEALTSSEVQQNQEKYGLNELVEGKKKSTIQIFLEQFKDFLVIILIVAAVVSGILGDAESAIVILIVITINAILGTVQTVKAEQSLNSLKELSAPLAKVLRDGNVIQIPSKEVTIGDEVFLEAGDYVPADGRILTNASLKIDESALTGESLAVEKSEDTITGEVPLGDQTNMVFSGSFVTYGRGSFLVTAIGMDTEVGKIATLLKTTSEKKTPLQMNLDEFGKKLSIVILIFCGILFGVNVFQGVNIGDSFMFAVALAVAAIPEALSSIVTIVLSFGTQKMAKEHAIIRKLQAVEGLGSVSIICSDKTGTLTQNRMTVEDYYVNGKRIPAAEIDRQALGQKELLRYSILCNDSTNVDGVEIGDPTETALINLGTKLGAEAGYVRGKFPRTSEIPFDSDRKLMSTAHVLENGPVMVTKGAVDVLLNRVTKIQKGTEVCQITQEDKEAIENQNQEFSRSGLRVLAFAYKPIQKDQVLQLEDEDDLIFVGLISMMDPPREESKAAVADCIRAGIKPIMITGDHKVTAAAIAKRIGILKDESEACEGSVIDNMSDEELMDFVDGISVYARVSPEHKIRIVRAWQNKGNIVAMTGDGVNDAPALKQADIGVAMGITGSEVSKDAAAMVLTDDNFATIIKAVENGRNVYKNIKGSIQFLLSGNFGGILAVLYASLAGLPVPFAPVHLLFINLLTDSLPAIALGLEPHTKTVMDEKPRPMNESILTKDFLIKVGTEGFCIGLMTMLAFLIGYRGGDAVLASTMAFGTLCTGRLVHGFNCKSDRPMMFSKKLWNNIYLIGAFLIGFVLITSVLTIPALQNVFKVVPLNVTQLFTVYGLALLNLPVIQLLKWIRKRR, encoded by the coding sequence ATGAAAAATTATTATCAGCTCTCACAAAATGAAGTGAGGCGGGAAGTCAATGGAAAAGAAGAGGCATTGACTTCAAGTGAAGTGCAGCAGAACCAGGAAAAGTATGGTCTGAATGAACTTGTAGAAGGAAAAAAGAAAAGTACGATTCAGATATTTCTGGAGCAGTTCAAGGATTTCCTTGTCATTATTTTGATTGTTGCAGCAGTCGTATCGGGGATACTTGGAGATGCAGAGAGTGCAATTGTTATTTTGATCGTAATTACGATTAACGCAATTCTTGGAACGGTTCAGACAGTAAAGGCAGAACAGTCGTTGAATAGTCTGAAAGAATTATCGGCGCCACTTGCGAAGGTACTCCGTGATGGCAATGTGATTCAGATTCCGTCAAAAGAGGTAACAATCGGTGACGAAGTTTTTCTGGAAGCAGGAGATTATGTTCCGGCTGATGGACGTATTTTGACAAATGCGAGTTTGAAAATTGACGAAAGTGCACTGACAGGAGAAAGTCTTGCGGTAGAAAAGTCAGAAGATACGATTACTGGCGAAGTGCCATTAGGTGACCAAACCAATATGGTATTCTCAGGAAGTTTTGTGACATATGGACGTGGTTCTTTCCTTGTAACAGCTATTGGAATGGATACAGAGGTAGGTAAGATTGCTACACTTTTGAAGACGACATCTGAAAAGAAAACACCTCTTCAGATGAACTTAGATGAATTTGGAAAGAAATTATCAATTGTAATTTTAATTTTCTGTGGCATTTTGTTTGGTGTAAATGTATTTCAGGGAGTCAACATCGGAGATTCCTTTATGTTTGCAGTAGCGCTGGCTGTTGCAGCGATTCCGGAAGCACTCAGTTCTATCGTGACGATCGTGCTGTCATTTGGAACACAGAAGATGGCAAAAGAGCATGCAATTATCCGTAAATTACAGGCAGTGGAAGGTCTTGGAAGCGTGTCTATCATCTGTTCAGATAAGACAGGAACACTGACTCAGAACCGTATGACTGTCGAAGACTACTATGTAAATGGAAAACGAATTCCGGCGGCAGAGATTGACCGTCAGGCACTTGGACAAAAAGAACTTTTAAGATATAGTATTTTATGTAATGACTCTACAAATGTAGATGGTGTGGAAATTGGGGATCCGACAGAGACAGCCCTGATTAATCTAGGAACAAAGCTTGGAGCAGAAGCAGGTTATGTAAGGGGAAAATTCCCTCGTACAAGTGAGATTCCGTTTGACAGTGACAGAAAATTAATGTCTACAGCACATGTGCTGGAGAATGGACCGGTTATGGTGACCAAAGGTGCGGTGGATGTACTTTTAAATCGTGTTACAAAGATTCAAAAGGGAACAGAAGTCTGTCAGATTACACAGGAAGATAAAGAAGCGATTGAAAATCAGAATCAGGAATTTTCAAGAAGTGGTTTGCGAGTACTTGCGTTTGCATATAAACCGATTCAAAAAGATCAGGTGCTGCAGTTAGAAGATGAGGATGACTTGATCTTTGTGGGATTGATTTCGATGATGGATCCGCCGCGAGAGGAGTCTAAGGCAGCGGTTGCAGATTGTATCCGTGCGGGAATCAAGCCTATTATGATTACGGGAGACCATAAAGTAACAGCGGCAGCTATCGCAAAACGAATTGGTATTTTGAAAGATGAGTCAGAAGCGTGTGAAGGCTCTGTGATTGATAATATGTCTGATGAAGAATTGATGGATTTTGTAGATGGAATTTCCGTATATGCGAGAGTTTCTCCGGAACATAAGATTCGCATCGTGCGTGCATGGCAGAATAAAGGAAATATTGTTGCGATGACAGGTGACGGTGTAAATGATGCCCCGGCATTGAAGCAGGCGGATATCGGTGTTGCGATGGGAATTACAGGAAGTGAAGTATCGAAAGACGCAGCGGCAATGGTATTGACAGACGATAATTTTGCAACTATCATCAAAGCAGTTGAAAACGGAAGAAATGTATATAAAAACATTAAGGGGTCTATTCAGTTCCTGCTGTCAGGTAACTTTGGTGGAATTCTTGCAGTATTATATGCTTCGCTGGCAGGACTTCCGGTTCCGTTTGCACCGGTACATCTGTTGTTTATCAACTTGTTGACAGACAGTCTCCCGGCAATCGCACTTGGATTGGAGCCGCATACGAAGACTGTCATGGATGAGAAACCGCGTCCAATGAATGAATCGATTTTGACAAAAGACTTTTTGATTAAGGTTGGAACAGAAGGTTTCTGTATTGGTCTGATGACAATGTTAGCATTTTTGATTGGTTACCGTGGCGGTGATGCAGTGCTTGCAAGTACGATGGCATTTGGTACATTATGTACAGGAAGACTTGTACATGGATTTAACTGTAAATCAGACAGACCGATGATGTTCAGTAAAAAATTGTGGAATAATATTTACCTGATTGGTGCATTTTTGATTGGCTTTGTATTGATTACAAGTGTATTGACAATTCCGGCATTACAGAATGTATTTAAGGTTGTTCCGTTGAATGTGACACAATTATTTACTGTTTATGGTCTTGCACTTTTGAATCTTCCGGTGATTCAGCTTCTGAAATGGATTCGTAAAAGACGATAG
- a CDS encoding nucleoside/nucleotide kinase family protein — protein MSKIFYFMGKSASGKDTIFKQIKERMPNLKTIVIYTTRPIREGEQEGVEYYFVDEKRLAELEAQGKVIELRAYNTVHGVWKYFTVDDGQFDGDENYIAIGTLESYAKMLAYMGTDSLVPIYIDVDDGVRLLRAVERERKQKEPKYEELCRRFLADAEDFSEENLQRMGITHHYFNDNMENCIQEIMLCIHQEL, from the coding sequence ATGAGTAAGATTTTTTATTTTATGGGGAAAAGTGCCTCCGGGAAAGATACAATTTTTAAACAGATCAAAGAGAGGATGCCAAATCTTAAGACAATTGTAATCTATACAACACGTCCGATTCGGGAAGGTGAGCAGGAGGGTGTGGAATATTATTTTGTCGATGAAAAAAGATTGGCTGAGCTCGAAGCACAAGGAAAAGTAATCGAGCTTCGCGCATACAATACGGTACACGGAGTGTGGAAATATTTTACGGTGGATGACGGACAGTTTGACGGAGATGAGAATTACATTGCAATCGGGACTTTAGAGTCATATGCAAAGATGCTCGCATATATGGGGACGGACTCATTGGTACCTATATACATTGATGTTGACGATGGAGTGCGATTGTTAAGGGCGGTAGAACGAGAAAGAAAACAGAAAGAGCCAAAATACGAAGAACTGTGCAGGAGATTCCTTGCAGATGCAGAGGATTTCTCTGAGGAAAACTTACAAAGAATGGGGATAACTCACCATTATTTTAATGACAATATGGAAAACTGCATCCAAGAAATTATGCTATGTATTCACCAAGAATTATGA